A genomic stretch from Pristiophorus japonicus isolate sPriJap1 chromosome 6, sPriJap1.hap1, whole genome shotgun sequence includes:
- the LOC139265205 gene encoding syntaxin-1A-like, translating to MKDRLEELMKTSEENCVENVLSGIKNPVFEGAGSSELDPFFNKVSAISSKLNKLEKLVYDIQKKQAKVLCGTAKDSIYKEKQSLKDAKCELTHAAKIIQSQLDGMKTVLSQKRNELQWSVKYRIYQCQFNMLVTRYREILTSHYTKEIEYVGRLKQQIDRQSKLAGLQLQDEYIDRLMENLETPQIVGQDLEILRAKEHLALAQERHKQLLVLESQIAELHELFLHFEILMAEQQEIVNSIEHNVLQTIDYVSQSTDHVKKAVKYQKKSRVTAAAAAILGLCVCAPCMAKMSS from the coding sequence ATGAAGGACAGACTGGAGGAGCTAATGAAAACTTCAGAGGAGAATTGTGTGGAGAATGTGCTTAGTGGAATTAAGAACCCAGTGTTTGAAGGAGCAGGATCGAGCGAATTGGACCCGTTTTTTAACAAAGTTTCAGCCATTTCCTCAAAACTCAACAAACTGGAAAAGCTAGTTTATGATATTCAAAAGAAGCAAGCGAAGGTGCTTTGTGGGACTGCAAAAGACAGTatatacaaggaaaagcaatccctGAAAGACGCCAAGTGTGAATTGACTCACGCGGCTAAGATCATTCAGTCACAGCTGGATGGGATGAAAACTGTCCTTTCTCAGAAAAGAAATGAGTTGCAGTGGTCGGTGAAGTACAGGATTTACCAGTGCCAGTTTAACATGCTGGTGACCCGCTATCGGGAGATCCTAACCTCTCACTACACCAAGGAGATTGAATACGTCGGCAGGTTGAAACAGCAAATTGATCGTCAGTCTAAGCTGGCGGGCTTGCAACTTCAGGACGAGTATATCGACCGTCTGATGGAAAATCTTGAAACCCCGCAAATTGTCGGCCAGGATCTGGAGATACTCCGAGCCAAGGAACACCTGGCTCTCGCCCAGGAGCGCCACAAGCAGCTACTGGTCCTTGAGTCTCAGATAGCCGAACTTCATGAACTCTTTCTGCACTTTGAGATACTGATGGCTGAGCAGCAAGAGATTGTAAACAGCATTGAGCACAACGTACTGCAAACGATTGACTATGTTTCGCAGTCTACAGACCACGTTAAAAAAGCAGTAAAGTATCAGAAGAAATCCCGAGTTACTGCTGCAGCAGCAGCAATTCTGGGCCTTTGTGTCTGTGCACCATGCATGGCAAAGATGTCTTCTTAA